A single window of Kineococcus rhizosphaerae DNA harbors:
- a CDS encoding FadR/GntR family transcriptional regulator, with amino-acid sequence MPAFRDDDPIRVELELKALPRGSAVADVARQMTSLIAQGTFPAGSRLPPERQLAESLGVGRSAVREALAALEILGLVTVRPGSGTYIRDSTSELLPTTLSWGLMLSGEHTAQLSEVRSALEVGSAVLAAQRIDADGVQELRAHLEAMESHTGDLGAFIEADAAFHLQVARAAGNGVMGDLLQTVRSLLRVWVERGLRSQDQALTACREHRAVYEAIAAGDAAAAGAAMDAHMRTAGDRVEHAETPAGAAVEAVAAPAARTVSAPRKGGRAAKLAR; translated from the coding sequence GTGCCCGCCTTCCGAGACGACGACCCCATCCGGGTGGAGCTGGAGCTCAAGGCGCTCCCGCGCGGGTCGGCCGTCGCCGACGTGGCCCGGCAGATGACCTCACTGATCGCTCAGGGCACCTTCCCCGCCGGTTCCCGGCTGCCTCCCGAGCGCCAGCTGGCCGAGTCCCTGGGCGTGGGGCGCTCGGCGGTGCGCGAAGCGCTGGCGGCGCTGGAGATCCTCGGGCTGGTCACCGTGCGCCCCGGTTCGGGGACCTACATCCGCGACAGCACCTCCGAGTTGCTGCCCACCACTCTCAGCTGGGGGCTGATGCTGTCGGGCGAGCACACCGCCCAGCTGTCGGAGGTCCGCAGCGCCCTGGAGGTGGGGTCGGCGGTCCTGGCCGCCCAGCGCATCGACGCCGACGGTGTGCAGGAGCTGCGCGCCCACCTGGAGGCCATGGAGTCGCACACCGGCGACCTGGGCGCCTTCATCGAGGCCGACGCGGCGTTCCACCTGCAGGTGGCTCGCGCCGCCGGCAACGGGGTGATGGGCGACCTGCTGCAGACGGTCCGCTCGCTGCTGCGGGTCTGGGTCGAGCGCGGCCTGCGCAGCCAGGACCAGGCCCTGACCGCCTGCCGGGAGCACCGGGCCGTCTACGAGGCCATCGCCGCCGGGGACGCCGCGGCGGCCGGGGCGGCGATGGACGCGCACATGCGCACCGCGGGCGACCGGGTCGAGCACGCCGAGACCCCGGCCGGAGCCGCCGTCGAGGCGGTCGCGGCCCCGGCGGCGCGGACCGTCTCGGCCCCGCGCAAGGGTGGGCGGGCGGCCAAGCTCGCGCGCTGA
- a CDS encoding sugar phosphate isomerase/epimerase family protein, protein MAVGVSTYAYQHRSAAQAVPLPGMLHEIADLGGQVFQICDHPDLETLTPPGAQELRAAADDRGLVLETGTRGTRPDHLRKHLALARSLGARTVRSMAYAVVDGVDDRPSHAEIVERLRLVVPEYAAAGVTLGLETYEQLTTTDLLAIVEAVDSPHLGIVLDPANCVANLEHPRDVVRRLAHRVVNVHVKDFVFTRREGWAGFTLASCPLGEGQLDYRDLLAVVQPDPERVHQVLEHWLVPQEDPASTCATEADWTERSLRTLIGYQ, encoded by the coding sequence GTGGCCGTCGGAGTGTCCACCTACGCGTACCAGCACCGCTCGGCGGCGCAGGCGGTCCCGTTGCCGGGGATGCTGCACGAGATCGCCGACCTCGGCGGGCAGGTCTTCCAGATCTGCGACCACCCCGACCTGGAGACCCTCACCCCCCCGGGAGCGCAGGAGCTGCGGGCGGCCGCCGACGACCGCGGCCTGGTCCTGGAGACCGGCACCCGCGGCACCCGCCCGGACCACCTGCGCAAGCACCTGGCCCTGGCCCGGTCCCTGGGGGCGCGGACCGTGCGCTCCATGGCGTACGCGGTCGTCGACGGGGTCGACGACCGCCCCTCGCACGCCGAGATCGTCGAGCGCCTGCGCCTGGTGGTCCCCGAGTACGCCGCCGCGGGGGTGACGCTGGGCCTGGAGACGTACGAGCAGCTGACGACGACCGACCTGCTGGCGATCGTCGAGGCGGTGGACTCCCCGCACCTGGGGATCGTGCTGGACCCGGCCAACTGCGTGGCCAACCTCGAGCACCCGCGCGACGTCGTGCGCCGCCTGGCGCACCGCGTGGTCAACGTCCACGTCAAGGACTTCGTCTTCACTCGGCGCGAGGGCTGGGCCGGTTTCACCCTGGCGTCCTGCCCGCTGGGGGAGGGGCAGCTGGACTACCGCGACCTGCTGGCCGTCGTGCAGCCCGACCCCGAGCGCGTCCACCAGGTGCTCGAGCACTGGCTGGTGCCCCAGGAGGACCCGGCCTCCACCTGCGCCACCGAGGCCGACTGGACCGAGCGGTCGCTGCGCACCCTGATCGGCTACCAGTGA
- a CDS encoding RidA family protein, with protein sequence MSNRQLISSGGPWEPVVGYSRAVRLGDHVSVAGTTAATADGPEGGDDVGAQTRACLVRIRAALLEAGATLEDVVRTRIFVTDISRWEEVGRVHGEFLGHVRPACTMVEVSRLIEPGLLVEIEADAIISR encoded by the coding sequence GTGAGCAACCGACAGCTGATCTCCAGCGGCGGCCCGTGGGAACCCGTCGTCGGCTACTCGCGCGCCGTCCGCCTGGGCGACCACGTCAGCGTGGCGGGGACGACGGCCGCGACCGCCGACGGACCCGAGGGCGGTGACGACGTCGGCGCGCAGACCCGCGCCTGCCTGGTCCGGATCCGGGCCGCGCTGCTGGAGGCGGGCGCGACCCTCGAGGACGTCGTCCGCACCCGGATCTTCGTCACCGACATCTCCCGGTGGGAGGAGGTCGGGCGCGTGCACGGGGAGTTCCTCGGGCACGTGCGCCCGGCCTGCACGATGGTCGAGGTGAGCCGGCTCATCGAACCCGGCCTGCTGGTCGAGATCGAGGCCGACGCGATCATCAGCCGCTGA
- a CDS encoding cysteine hydrolase family protein, with protein MTQTPWLVLIDLQRIFADPAGPWAAPRFEAAAAGCARLVERFAPNVVLTRFVAPAEPRGAWVPYYEQFPFALVPDADPLYDLVDGFAGTDFPVVTRPTFGKWGPELAAVTGDAPLVVGGVSTDCCVLSTVLPAADDGIAVTVVADACAGAGDVEHERALDAMRLYAPLVTVVASLG; from the coding sequence GTGACCCAGACGCCGTGGCTCGTCCTGATCGACCTGCAGCGCATCTTCGCCGATCCCGCCGGTCCGTGGGCCGCGCCCCGCTTCGAGGCCGCGGCCGCCGGGTGCGCCCGGCTCGTCGAGCGGTTCGCGCCGAACGTCGTCCTCACCCGGTTCGTCGCGCCCGCCGAACCGCGGGGGGCCTGGGTGCCGTACTACGAGCAGTTCCCCTTCGCGCTCGTGCCGGACGCCGACCCCCTGTACGACCTGGTCGACGGGTTCGCCGGGACGGACTTCCCCGTCGTGACCCGCCCGACGTTCGGCAAGTGGGGCCCCGAGCTCGCCGCGGTCACCGGCGACGCGCCCCTGGTCGTGGGCGGGGTCTCCACGGACTGCTGCGTCCTGTCCACGGTGCTGCCCGCCGCGGACGACGGGATCGCGGTCACGGTCGTCGCGGACGCGTGCGCGGGGGCCGGGGACGTCGAGCACGAGCGGGCGCTGGACGCCATGAGGCTCTACGCCCCGCTGGTCACGGTCGTCGCCTCACTCGGCTGA
- a CDS encoding FadR/GntR family transcriptional regulator, translating to MRSPAFTRVLDEIGAAIVDGEFPAGSRTSVEVLVERTLASRSIVREATRVLAALGLLSASPRVGLVVRPAADWNLLDPQVVRWRLAGPQRETQLTELRELRQVLEPAAAQAAAARADPATRERLRTLAEGFDDGSGDPARFLRTDAELHDLLLRAGGNAMFVNLGAVVALAVAERAGVEPVAHDVHLHAVLARAVADGDAVQAADVMREIVTRTSAE from the coding sequence GTGAGGAGCCCCGCGTTCACCCGCGTCCTCGACGAGATCGGCGCCGCGATCGTCGACGGGGAGTTCCCCGCGGGTTCGCGGACCTCGGTCGAGGTGCTCGTCGAGCGCACGCTGGCCTCGCGCAGCATCGTGCGCGAGGCGACCCGGGTCCTGGCCGCCCTGGGGTTGCTGTCGGCGTCGCCGCGCGTGGGGCTCGTCGTGCGGCCGGCCGCGGACTGGAACCTGCTCGACCCGCAGGTGGTCCGCTGGCGGCTCGCCGGGCCGCAGCGCGAGACCCAGCTGACCGAACTGCGGGAACTGCGCCAGGTGCTCGAACCGGCTGCGGCGCAGGCGGCGGCGGCGCGCGCCGACCCGGCGACCCGGGAACGCCTGCGGACCCTCGCGGAGGGTTTCGACGACGGTTCCGGCGATCCCGCGCGGTTCCTGCGCACCGACGCCGAACTGCACGACCTGCTGCTGCGCGCCGGTGGGAACGCGATGTTCGTGAACCTCGGCGCGGTCGTGGCGCTCGCCGTGGCCGAACGCGCCGGCGTCGAACCCGTCGCCCACGACGTGCACCTGCACGCGGTCCTCGCCCGCGCCGTGGCGGACGGGGACGCCGTGCAGGCCGCGGACGTGATGCGCGAGATCGTGACGCGGACGTCAGCCGAGTGA
- a CDS encoding SDR family oxidoreductase, with protein MQRVLWITGAGSGMGRAVARSAAAAGWTVVLSGRRAEALRDSASGVEGPILQIPLDVRDGDAVRAARARIVDEFGRLDALVLAAGRNTPRRQWDDQDVETFHDVVAVNLNAVVTVIDAALPDLRASSGVAVVVSSYAGWAFHPGAGVAYSASKSALSSVVRTLNSGEAAHGVRATHLCPGDVATDFLDQRPNVPDAAARARMLTPEDIARTVQFVLDSPAHVRIDELVVSPVSQR; from the coding sequence GTGCAACGAGTCCTGTGGATCACCGGCGCCGGGTCCGGCATGGGCCGGGCCGTCGCCCGCTCGGCGGCCGCGGCCGGCTGGACCGTCGTCCTGTCCGGCCGCCGCGCGGAGGCGTTGCGGGACAGCGCTTCGGGCGTCGAGGGGCCCATCCTGCAGATCCCGCTCGACGTGCGCGACGGTGACGCGGTCCGCGCCGCCCGGGCCCGGATCGTCGACGAGTTCGGCCGCCTCGACGCCCTCGTGCTCGCCGCGGGCCGCAACACCCCGCGCCGGCAGTGGGACGACCAGGACGTCGAGACGTTCCACGACGTCGTCGCCGTGAACCTGAACGCCGTCGTCACCGTGATCGACGCGGCCCTGCCCGACCTGCGCGCGAGTTCGGGGGTCGCGGTCGTCGTCTCCTCCTACGCGGGCTGGGCGTTCCACCCCGGTGCCGGGGTCGCGTACTCCGCCAGCAAGAGCGCCCTGTCCTCGGTCGTGCGGACCCTGAACTCCGGCGAGGCCGCGCACGGCGTCCGGGCCACCCACCTGTGCCCGGGCGACGTCGCCACCGACTTCCTCGACCAGCGCCCGAACGTCCCCGACGCCGCGGCCCGCGCGCGCATGCTCACCCCCGAGGACATCGCCCGGACCGTGCAGTTCGTGCTGGACTCCCCCGCGCACGTGCGCATCGACGAACTCGTGGTGTCCCCGGTCTCCCAGCGGTGA
- a CDS encoding SDR family NAD(P)-dependent oxidoreductase produces MHLDLTDRVVVVTGAGRGIGRTLARRFVDEGCRVVGYDRAFETPGEPGVLEITCDVTDPRSVQDAVARTVAEYGAIDVLVNNAGINVDGRVADLEWARFRQCLDVNVGGVFLVSQAVAEVMRPRRRGRILNAASFAAIVPSVGSAAYAASKAAVVQFTRVLASELGPYEITVNAYAPGMVPTAMNGFAELPAAQADELLDTLSLRRWESADDVADLLVFLASDAAGYITGTLLDVSGGKLATQIPSRAHR; encoded by the coding sequence GTGCACCTGGACCTGACCGACCGCGTCGTCGTCGTCACCGGAGCCGGACGGGGGATCGGCCGCACGCTGGCCCGCCGGTTCGTCGACGAGGGCTGCCGGGTCGTCGGCTACGACCGCGCCTTCGAGACCCCCGGCGAACCCGGCGTCCTGGAGATCACCTGCGACGTCACCGACCCCAGGTCCGTCCAGGACGCCGTCGCCCGCACCGTCGCGGAGTACGGCGCGATCGACGTCCTCGTCAACAACGCCGGCATCAACGTCGACGGCCGCGTCGCCGACCTGGAGTGGGCCAGGTTCAGGCAGTGCCTCGACGTGAACGTCGGCGGCGTGTTCCTCGTCAGCCAGGCCGTCGCCGAGGTCATGAGACCCCGCCGCCGCGGCCGCATCCTCAACGCCGCCTCGTTCGCGGCGATCGTCCCCAGCGTCGGCAGCGCCGCCTACGCCGCGTCCAAGGCCGCCGTCGTCCAGTTCACCCGCGTCCTGGCCTCCGAGCTCGGCCCGTACGAGATCACCGTCAACGCCTACGCCCCCGGCATGGTCCCCACCGCCATGAACGGTTTCGCCGAGCTGCCCGCCGCCCAGGCCGACGAGCTGCTCGACACCCTCTCGCTGCGCCGCTGGGAGAGCGCCGACGACGTCGCGGACCTCCTGGTGTTCCTGGCCAGCGACGCGGCGGGCTACATCACCGGCACCCTCCTCGACGTCTCCGGCGGCAAGCTCGCCACCCAGATCCCCAGCCGCGCCCACCGCTGA
- a CDS encoding MFS transporter, whose translation MPADPAPRFLGWRSLAAVYAPAALFSTSQGAVLPVLPLTARDLGASVAASAFLVALLGIGQVAGALPAGAMVARVGERRAMLFSALVSGAALTGAVLAPDETVLAACVLALGLAAAIWSLARQSFLTAAAPPHLRARALSTLGGVGRIGTFVGPFLGAAGSAVWGVRGSYVVAGVAVVLAAAVVLTLPDPEVAEHHPGPAPTLREVFRSHAHVLATLGVSALAVQAVRQSRQTVLPLWCEHLGLDATTTSLVAGVSGAVDMLLFYPAGSVMDRVGRAAVGVPSMLVLAVGHVLLPFSHTAWTVALVGVVMGFGNGMGAGLVMTLGADVAPPGGRAVFLGAWRLVTDTGAASGPLLVGALAGAGSLVVATGGVAVLAVAAAGGLFRFVPRRA comes from the coding sequence GTGCCCGCCGACCCCGCCCCCCGCTTCCTCGGCTGGCGGTCCCTCGCCGCGGTCTACGCCCCCGCAGCCCTCTTCAGCACCAGCCAGGGCGCCGTCCTGCCCGTCCTGCCGCTCACGGCCCGCGACCTCGGCGCCTCCGTGGCGGCCTCCGCCTTCCTCGTCGCCCTCCTCGGGATCGGGCAGGTCGCCGGGGCCCTGCCCGCGGGCGCGATGGTGGCCCGCGTCGGCGAGCGCCGCGCGATGCTGTTCTCCGCGCTCGTCTCCGGGGCCGCCCTCACCGGGGCCGTCCTGGCCCCGGACGAGACCGTCCTGGCCGCCTGCGTCCTGGCCCTCGGCCTGGCCGCCGCGATCTGGAGCCTGGCGCGGCAGTCGTTCCTGACCGCCGCGGCCCCGCCCCACCTGCGTGCACGGGCGCTGTCGACCCTCGGCGGCGTCGGGCGGATCGGGACGTTCGTCGGGCCGTTCCTCGGCGCCGCCGGCAGCGCCGTCTGGGGCGTGCGCGGGTCCTACGTCGTCGCCGGCGTCGCCGTCGTGCTCGCGGCCGCCGTCGTCCTCACCCTGCCCGACCCCGAGGTCGCCGAGCACCACCCCGGACCCGCGCCCACCCTGCGCGAGGTGTTCCGCTCCCACGCCCACGTCCTCGCGACCCTCGGGGTCTCCGCGCTCGCCGTCCAGGCCGTGCGCCAGTCCCGGCAGACCGTGCTCCCGCTGTGGTGCGAGCACCTCGGGCTCGACGCCACCACCACCAGCCTCGTCGCCGGGGTCTCCGGCGCCGTCGACATGCTCCTGTTCTACCCGGCCGGTTCCGTCATGGACCGGGTCGGGCGCGCGGCCGTCGGCGTCCCCTCGATGCTCGTCCTGGCCGTCGGGCACGTGCTCCTGCCGTTCTCGCACACCGCCTGGACCGTCGCCCTCGTCGGGGTCGTCATGGGGTTCGGCAACGGCATGGGCGCCGGGCTCGTCATGACCCTCGGCGCCGACGTCGCCCCGCCGGGGGGCCGGGCCGTGTTCCTCGGCGCCTGGCGCCTGGTCACCGACACCGGGGCCGCGTCCGGGCCGCTGCTCGTGGGGGCGCTCGCGGGCGCGGGGAGCCTGGTCGTCGCCACCGGGGGCGTGGCGGTGCTGGCCGTCGCCGCGGCGGGCGGGCTGTTCCGCTTCGTCCCCCGGCGGGCCTGA
- a CDS encoding matrixin family metalloprotease: protein MPPRDQLPDVPRSPTGRVPQWVLDEATGRPVGDTRWRGQPLSVPAPRRRGHRRRLVVGGALLGAAVLVAVGAGLPGDLTSTAGAGPGTGRALPVAPDQAPAPLGTPEPVAVTSDRWEPLESVGDQPVRWDPCRPVHFVVNPAGMPAGGRAVLDAAIARVSRASGLRFVDDGETDDTERTSPVEDGWFRSRWAPVLVRWDLPAERSEEPEGERRVLGEAGPLRISTGAGRVAYVSGQVGLTVDAASLDPADPPQAALMRAVWLHEFAHLVGLGHVEDPTQLMNPSIQGLTDYAPGDLTGLAALGTGPCLPD, encoded by the coding sequence GTGCCGCCGCGCGACCAGCTCCCCGACGTCCCCCGCTCACCGACCGGCCGCGTCCCGCAGTGGGTCCTGGACGAGGCCACCGGCCGCCCCGTCGGCGACACCCGGTGGCGCGGGCAGCCCCTGTCCGTCCCCGCCCCCCGTCGTCGTGGTCATCGTCGCCGTCTCGTGGTGGGCGGTGCGCTGCTCGGGGCCGCCGTCCTGGTGGCCGTCGGCGCGGGCCTGCCCGGCGACCTGACCTCCACGGCGGGGGCCGGTCCCGGGACGGGCCGGGCGCTGCCCGTCGCACCCGACCAGGCCCCGGCCCCCCTCGGGACCCCCGAACCCGTCGCGGTGACCAGCGACCGGTGGGAACCCCTGGAGAGCGTCGGGGACCAGCCCGTGCGCTGGGACCCCTGCCGCCCGGTCCACTTCGTGGTCAACCCCGCCGGGATGCCCGCCGGGGGCCGGGCCGTGCTGGACGCCGCGATCGCCCGGGTCAGCCGGGCGAGCGGCCTGCGGTTCGTCGACGACGGGGAGACGGACGACACCGAGCGGACCTCCCCGGTCGAGGACGGCTGGTTCCGCTCCCGGTGGGCTCCCGTCCTCGTCCGCTGGGACCTGCCCGCCGAGCGCTCCGAGGAACCCGAGGGGGAGCGCCGGGTCCTCGGCGAGGCGGGCCCGCTGAGGATCAGCACCGGCGCAGGCCGCGTGGCCTACGTGTCCGGGCAGGTCGGGCTCACCGTCGACGCGGCGTCCCTGGACCCGGCCGACCCGCCCCAGGCCGCCCTGATGCGGGCCGTCTGGCTCCACGAGTTCGCCCACCTCGTGGGCCTCGGCCACGTCGAGGACCCCACCCAGCTCATGAACCCGAGCATCCAGGGGCTCACCGACTACGCCCCCGGCGACCTCACGGGCCTGGCCGCGCTCGGCACCGGTCCCTGCCTGCCGGACTGA
- a CDS encoding alpha/beta fold hydrolase → MDELITGADGVRIAVDVAGAGEPVVLLHGFPQTRRMWRHVVADLAADHAVVAADLRGYGDSDAPPALDEDTYSARSMARDVVAVVDALGFGRFTLVGHDRGALVAFRAGLDHPDRIAGLVCLDVVPTVDSWAVLHGVSAAVAFHLYLMAQPPGLPEALIGAAPREFFGHFLDAWATDPAVFADVREHYLEASAARVPSIVADFRASAGVDLAHDVADRDAGRTLSMPVGVLQQDWGARLGQDLAARWRAWAPDLDHRLTTAGHFVAEQAPAEVTSLVRSVVRSAVQSGRQGPVPSAARPVRSPGA, encoded by the coding sequence GTGGACGAACTGATCACAGGGGCCGACGGGGTGCGGATCGCGGTGGACGTCGCAGGGGCGGGTGAGCCGGTGGTGCTGCTGCACGGCTTCCCGCAGACCCGGCGGATGTGGCGGCACGTGGTCGCCGACCTCGCGGCCGACCACGCGGTCGTGGCCGCGGACCTGCGCGGCTACGGCGACAGCGACGCCCCGCCCGCCCTGGACGAGGACACGTACTCGGCGCGGTCGATGGCCCGCGACGTCGTGGCCGTGGTGGACGCCCTCGGCTTCGGGCGGTTCACGCTCGTCGGCCACGACCGCGGTGCGCTGGTCGCCTTCCGGGCGGGGCTGGACCACCCCGACCGGATCGCCGGCCTCGTGTGCCTGGACGTCGTCCCGACCGTGGACAGCTGGGCCGTGCTGCACGGGGTCTCGGCGGCCGTCGCGTTCCACCTGTACCTCATGGCCCAGCCGCCCGGCCTCCCGGAGGCGCTGATCGGCGCCGCGCCGCGGGAGTTCTTCGGGCACTTCCTCGACGCGTGGGCGACGGACCCGGCGGTGTTCGCCGACGTCCGCGAGCACTACCTGGAGGCGTCGGCGGCGCGCGTGCCGTCGATCGTGGCGGACTTCCGCGCCTCGGCCGGGGTGGACCTCGCGCACGACGTCGCCGACCGCGACGCGGGCCGGACGCTGTCGATGCCCGTCGGTGTGCTGCAGCAGGACTGGGGCGCGCGGCTGGGGCAGGACCTGGCGGCGCGGTGGCGGGCGTGGGCGCCGGACCTGGACCACCGGCTGACGACGGCGGGGCACTTCGTGGCCGAGCAGGCGCCCGCGGAGGTGACGTCGCTGGTGCGGTCCGTGGTCCGGTCCGCGGTTCAGTCCGGCAGGCAGGGACCGGTGCCGAGCGCGGCCAGGCCCGTGAGGTCGCCGGGGGCGTAG
- a CDS encoding AfsR/SARP family transcriptional regulator has translation MDVRIGLLGPVVAWRDGVEVDLRGPRHRAVLARLAVAAGRTVPVDVLVEDLWTAPPAGALAAVRTFVAALRRSLEPDRAPRTPARVLVTSGTGYALRATTDAQEFSAAADEVPDLERALRLWRGRALDGLGDEPWLTAERTRLDDGRLRAVERLAAARLRAGEPDRAVTDLLAHTARNPWREEGWRVLGLAQAAAGRRAEALQTLRHARRLLGAELGLDPGPGLRAAEQRVLAGHPDPVRWPATVDGLRHLAVTGPDGLRAAVAGRATTLDAAETLEPRLAARVLGGFDVPALWSRADDPAQAARIVTAAGRLLARDPSATHRARLLATTAIERRGLGGARGPAAAAVRAARELGDPAVLVHALNASFLASFEVPGARAERAAIGAELVEVAARHEFWPHEVLGHLVLVQTHCATGDVDAAGRHVDRARELADLEGAPLVAVFEGWFEALRGALAGDPHARVLANYRRQVGLTEGMPGVRDGLREVAVAAAHVQHGRPVPAECAAGPWRAWIEPLALLESDPDAARRAVRAAGEPPPGHLHDLLLCFLARAAADLGERPLARGLLRRLEPVEDEVAGAGSGLVTAGPVAGFTAALRRLG, from the coding sequence GTGGACGTCCGCATCGGCCTGCTCGGTCCCGTCGTCGCCTGGCGCGACGGCGTCGAGGTCGACCTGCGCGGACCGCGCCACCGCGCCGTCCTGGCGCGGCTGGCCGTCGCCGCCGGCCGCACGGTCCCCGTGGACGTCCTCGTCGAGGACCTGTGGACCGCCCCGCCCGCCGGGGCGCTCGCGGCCGTGCGGACCTTCGTCGCCGCCCTGCGCCGCAGCCTCGAACCCGACCGGGCGCCGCGGACCCCGGCGCGCGTGCTCGTGACCTCCGGGACGGGGTACGCCCTGCGGGCGACGACCGACGCGCAGGAGTTCTCGGCGGCCGCGGACGAGGTGCCCGACCTCGAGCGCGCACTGCGGCTGTGGCGCGGCCGGGCTCTCGACGGTCTCGGCGACGAACCGTGGCTCACGGCCGAACGCACCCGGCTGGACGACGGGCGCCTGCGCGCCGTCGAGCGGCTCGCCGCCGCCCGGTTGCGCGCGGGCGAGCCCGACCGCGCCGTCACCGACCTGCTCGCCCACACCGCCCGGAACCCGTGGCGGGAGGAGGGCTGGCGGGTGCTGGGCCTGGCCCAGGCCGCCGCGGGACGACGGGCCGAGGCGCTGCAGACCCTGCGCCACGCCCGCCGGCTGCTCGGGGCCGAACTCGGCCTCGACCCCGGACCCGGGCTGCGGGCCGCCGAGCAGCGGGTCCTCGCCGGGCACCCCGACCCCGTCCGCTGGCCCGCCACCGTCGACGGCCTGCGGCACCTGGCCGTGACCGGACCCGACGGTCTGCGCGCCGCCGTCGCCGGCCGCGCCACGACCCTCGACGCCGCCGAGACCCTCGAACCCCGGCTGGCCGCCCGCGTCCTCGGCGGGTTCGACGTCCCGGCGCTGTGGTCCCGGGCCGACGACCCCGCGCAGGCCGCGCGGATCGTCACCGCCGCCGGGCGTCTGCTCGCCCGCGACCCCTCCGCCACCCACCGCGCCCGGCTGCTGGCGACCACCGCGATCGAACGCCGGGGCCTGGGGGGCGCGCGCGGGCCGGCGGCCGCGGCCGTCCGCGCGGCCCGGGAACTGGGGGACCCGGCCGTCCTGGTCCACGCGCTGAACGCGAGTTTCCTGGCGAGCTTCGAGGTCCCGGGGGCGAGGGCCGAACGGGCGGCGATCGGGGCCGAACTCGTCGAGGTCGCCGCGCGTCACGAGTTCTGGCCGCACGAGGTCCTGGGGCACCTGGTCCTGGTGCAGACGCACTGCGCGACGGGGGACGTCGACGCGGCCGGCCGGCACGTCGACCGGGCCCGGGAACTCGCCGACCTCGAGGGCGCCCCGCTCGTGGCGGTGTTCGAGGGCTGGTTCGAGGCGTTGCGCGGTGCCCTGGCGGGGGACCCGCACGCGAGGGTGCTGGCGAACTACCGCCGCCAGGTGGGGCTCACCGAGGGCATGCCGGGGGTCCGGGACGGGTTGCGGGAGGTCGCGGTCGCCGCCGCCCACGTCCAGCACGGCCGGCCCGTGCCGGCGGAGTGCGCGGCCGGACCGTGGCGGGCGTGGATCGAACCCCTCGCGCTCCTGGAGTCCGACCCGGACGCGGCCCGCCGCGCGGTGCGCGCGGCGGGTGAACCTCCGCCGGGTCACCTCCACGACCTGCTGCTGTGCTTCCTCGCCCGCGCCGCCGCCGACCTCGGCGAGCGCCCGCTCGCGCGC